In uncultured Cohaesibacter sp., a genomic segment contains:
- a CDS encoding Txe/YoeB family addiction module toxin, giving the protein MKLVFSEHAWEDYLWWQSAGNEKGLERIHVLFKNTMRQPFKGLGKPEPLKGDLSGWWSRRITDEHRFVYRVSGKGEAQSLEIAQLRYHY; this is encoded by the coding sequence CAGAACATGCTTGGGAAGATTATCTTTGGTGGCAATCCGCTGGCAACGAAAAGGGCTTGGAGCGGATCCACGTTCTATTCAAGAACACGATGCGACAGCCCTTCAAGGGGCTTGGCAAACCAGAACCTCTCAAAGGTGATCTGAGTGGTTGGTGGTCGCGCCGCATCACCGATGAGCATCGGTTCGTCTATCGCGTGAGTGGGAAAGGCGAAGCGCAAAGCTTGGAAATTGCTCAGCTGCGTTATCACTACTGA
- a CDS encoding MarR family winged helix-turn-helix transcriptional regulator, translating to MIKTESIRETAAPLPRQGKRGDIGYIGYLLRQAANAYESHLARTLGDLGITPPQLSVMTMIAAYPGLSNADIARLSFLTPQTVGVSVGNLVKGNIATKHAHAVHGRIQQLELTDLGRRRMTMAIWRACSANLWSS from the coding sequence ATGATCAAGACTGAATCCATACGTGAAACGGCCGCTCCTCTTCCTAGGCAAGGCAAGAGAGGAGACATCGGTTACATCGGCTATCTTTTGCGGCAGGCTGCAAATGCTTATGAAAGCCATCTGGCACGAACACTCGGAGACCTGGGCATAACGCCGCCACAGCTTTCGGTGATGACGATGATTGCGGCCTATCCGGGATTATCAAATGCCGACATTGCCCGTCTTTCCTTTCTGACGCCTCAAACCGTTGGTGTTAGTGTTGGCAATCTTGTTAAAGGCAATATCGCAACCAAGCATGCTCATGCTGTGCATGGACGCATTCAACAACTCGAGCTTACGGATCTTGGCCGTCGGCGCATGACGATGGCCATTTGGAGAGCCTGCAGCGCCAATTTGTGGTCTTCTTGA
- a CDS encoding IS5 family transposase — protein sequence MNPSNLFGLPEHLERLSKHGDPLEVLDATIDFEYFRVWLVEGLGYGDGSKGGRPPFDPVSMFKVLILQAQHNLSDAKMEFMIRDRLSWMRFLNFELGGSTPDENTIRHFRNRMTETGTLKRVMKAFDWQLHKKGYIPMSGQIVDATLVPAPKQRNTDGEKEAVKEGKSAKEIWPDQPNKAAQKDTNARWTLKIGGKVRYRPDGTPLPQIALPVFGYKSHISIDRKFGFIRGSMVTSAADADGRQLRYVLCKDNTASDVWADSAYRSQSNEKWLASNMLTSQVHRRKPAGKPMPMATSRANAKKSSIRARVEHVFAHQKNRYGLFIRTIGIARAETKLTLANLAYNFDRLIFHERRSAMA from the coding sequence ATGAATCCAAGCAATCTTTTCGGTTTGCCCGAGCATCTTGAACGTCTGAGCAAGCATGGTGATCCTCTTGAGGTTCTCGATGCCACGATTGACTTTGAGTATTTTCGTGTCTGGCTTGTTGAAGGTCTCGGCTACGGTGATGGGTCCAAGGGCGGTCGCCCTCCGTTTGACCCTGTGTCCATGTTCAAGGTTTTGATCCTGCAGGCTCAGCACAATTTGTCCGATGCCAAAATGGAATTCATGATCCGTGATCGCCTGTCCTGGATGCGGTTTCTGAACTTTGAATTGGGGGGCTCCACTCCCGACGAGAATACCATCCGTCATTTCCGCAATCGCATGACGGAGACCGGTACCCTGAAGCGCGTCATGAAGGCCTTTGATTGGCAATTGCACAAGAAGGGCTACATCCCTATGTCGGGACAGATAGTGGATGCCACTTTGGTTCCCGCTCCCAAGCAACGCAATACCGATGGCGAGAAGGAGGCGGTCAAGGAAGGCAAGTCTGCCAAAGAGATTTGGCCAGATCAGCCGAATAAGGCCGCGCAAAAGGATACCAATGCTCGCTGGACACTGAAGATTGGCGGAAAAGTGCGCTATCGGCCAGACGGAACACCATTGCCTCAGATTGCCCTTCCAGTATTTGGCTACAAGAGCCATATCAGCATTGATCGCAAATTCGGCTTCATAAGGGGCAGCATGGTGACGTCGGCCGCTGATGCGGACGGGCGTCAGTTAAGATATGTCTTGTGTAAGGACAATACTGCCTCCGATGTCTGGGCTGATAGTGCCTATCGTTCTCAGAGCAATGAGAAATGGCTGGCCAGCAACATGCTGACAAGCCAAGTCCATCGACGCAAGCCAGCAGGCAAACCCATGCCGATGGCAACATCCCGTGCCAATGCGAAGAAGTCATCGATACGTGCTCGTGTCGAGCATGTCTTTGCCCATCAGAAGAACCGCTACGGCCTGTTCATACGCACGATCGGGATTGCTCGGGCTGAAACGAAACTGACGCTGGCCAACCTCGCCTACAATTTTGATCGCTTGATCTTCCATGAACGCAGAAGCGCCATGGCATGA
- a CDS encoding NAD(P)-dependent oxidoreductase: MTKHGEIGFIGLGTMGEPIALNLVRAGTPLTVWNRTRTRCLPLEQAGAVVAHEAADLFARCDFVILMLENDKATDAVLGRGSSDFKSRVCGKTIISMSTLSASYSKCLSDDIQSLGGHYVEAPVSGSRKPAQDGQLVGLLAGETSELERVKELLAPVCKQIFDCGGVPNALQMKFAVNCFLITQVTGLVEAWSFAQHHQLDLASFAEILNASPMASDVSKVKVDKLRTADFSRQAGIADVLKNCSLVVEAARSAGAPSPLMDKCLDLYRDTLKMGFEADDMISVLRAFEATPD; encoded by the coding sequence ATGACAAAACATGGAGAAATCGGCTTTATCGGGCTCGGAACGATGGGCGAGCCCATCGCACTTAATCTTGTCCGGGCTGGCACACCACTGACCGTATGGAACCGGACGAGGACGCGTTGCCTGCCGTTGGAGCAGGCTGGCGCGGTGGTTGCACATGAGGCCGCTGATCTGTTCGCACGATGCGATTTTGTTATTCTGATGCTCGAAAATGACAAGGCAACTGATGCGGTCTTGGGGCGCGGTTCATCCGATTTCAAATCACGCGTTTGCGGTAAAACGATCATTTCCATGAGCACTTTATCGGCAAGCTATTCGAAATGCTTGTCTGATGACATCCAATCGCTCGGTGGTCACTATGTCGAGGCACCCGTATCGGGTTCTCGCAAACCGGCTCAAGATGGGCAGTTGGTAGGTTTGCTCGCAGGAGAGACTTCAGAGTTAGAAAGAGTGAAGGAACTTCTTGCTCCAGTCTGCAAACAGATCTTTGACTGTGGCGGAGTCCCGAATGCCTTGCAGATGAAATTTGCAGTTAACTGCTTTCTTATCACTCAGGTCACAGGCTTGGTTGAAGCCTGGAGTTTCGCTCAGCACCATCAACTGGACTTGGCAAGCTTTGCTGAAATTCTGAACGCCAGCCCCATGGCAAGTGACGTTTCGAAGGTCAAAGTCGATAAACTGCGGACTGCCGACTTCTCGCGCCAAGCTGGTATAGCCGATGTCCTGAAAAACTGCAGTCTCGTGGTTGAAGCTGCCCGATCTGCCGGAGCGCCCTCTCCACTTATGGACAAATGTCTCGATCTATATCGGGATACCCTGAAAATGGGCTTTGAAGCAGATGACATGATTTCCGTTCTACGGGCGTTTGAAGCGACCCCAGATTAG
- a CDS encoding cache domain-containing protein, which yields MAKLFQSLSAKLYALVAFFTIAFLILLVYQIQVLSGHLAEGKRAETKGAVEAAYNIADFYHKKAVDGKITDAEAQEFAKDAVRGIRYQGKEYVFVYDYNYYNVAHPVQPEKEGKDLSQTKDGKGKLYVKEFVDVAKKDGEGFVQYWWKDTKGVFREKQSFVKGFQPWGWMIGSGMLVDSINAVLWKAAINAGTITALLIVVTVVLGTLLVRSITRPLKKLTSDMLEIADGTLTVDIAGRNRKDEIGAMSNAVETFRRNAIERLKLEEQEKANDAERMRNAERVNDLIAEFRETIAESLGTVAVQAVEMDEAADQMRSIAAQTEEGSTQASAASEDASKNVQTVASAAEELSASINEIMQQALRSREVVATASSEAQMSNEKVAELDNASRKIGEVVSLIQAIAEQTNLLALNATIEAARAGEAGRGFAVVAAEVKELANQTSKATEEISSLINAIQSSSRETVEAIANISSVMEEVDGYTSAIASAVDQQSTATEEIANNVQQAAQSTASASGNMGDVREKAQITTRSAAIVKGAADELQSSTQDLRSRIETFLERVAS from the coding sequence ATGGCAAAACTGTTCCAGTCCCTATCCGCCAAACTCTACGCTTTGGTCGCTTTCTTCACGATCGCTTTTCTTATCTTGCTTGTCTACCAGATTCAGGTCCTGAGTGGGCACCTTGCAGAAGGCAAGCGTGCAGAGACAAAAGGGGCTGTCGAAGCTGCCTACAATATCGCAGACTTCTATCACAAGAAGGCCGTGGATGGCAAAATCACCGATGCAGAAGCACAGGAGTTTGCCAAAGACGCAGTCAGAGGCATTCGCTATCAAGGCAAGGAATATGTCTTTGTCTACGACTATAACTACTACAACGTCGCCCATCCGGTGCAGCCTGAAAAAGAGGGAAAAGACCTCTCCCAGACCAAGGACGGAAAGGGCAAGCTGTATGTCAAGGAATTCGTCGATGTCGCCAAGAAAGATGGCGAAGGATTTGTCCAGTATTGGTGGAAAGACACCAAAGGGGTGTTTCGCGAGAAACAAAGCTTCGTCAAGGGGTTCCAGCCTTGGGGCTGGATGATTGGCTCCGGAATGCTGGTTGACAGCATCAATGCGGTTCTTTGGAAGGCAGCCATCAACGCCGGCACCATCACGGCCCTGCTCATTGTTGTCACGGTTGTTCTGGGGACGCTGCTGGTACGCTCGATTACCCGCCCCTTGAAAAAGCTTACCAGCGACATGCTGGAGATTGCGGATGGAACCCTCACTGTTGACATTGCCGGAAGAAATCGCAAGGACGAAATCGGCGCGATGAGCAACGCGGTCGAGACCTTCCGGCGAAACGCAATCGAACGCCTCAAGCTCGAAGAACAGGAAAAGGCAAACGACGCAGAGCGCATGCGTAATGCCGAGCGCGTCAATGATCTGATTGCCGAATTCAGGGAGACAATAGCGGAAAGCTTGGGCACTGTGGCAGTTCAGGCCGTAGAAATGGATGAAGCGGCCGATCAGATGCGCAGCATTGCGGCACAGACCGAAGAAGGCTCGACACAGGCGTCGGCCGCCTCGGAAGATGCGTCCAAGAACGTTCAGACTGTTGCTTCCGCAGCCGAGGAACTGAGCGCGTCCATCAACGAGATCATGCAGCAGGCACTGCGTAGCCGTGAGGTTGTCGCGACGGCCTCCTCAGAAGCCCAAATGTCAAATGAGAAAGTCGCTGAACTTGACAATGCGTCACGCAAGATCGGGGAAGTGGTGAGCCTTATTCAGGCCATCGCCGAGCAGACTAACCTTCTGGCGCTCAACGCCACCATTGAAGCTGCGCGGGCCGGTGAAGCCGGCAGAGGATTTGCCGTCGTTGCTGCCGAAGTCAAGGAACTGGCGAACCAGACATCCAAGGCAACCGAAGAAATCTCCTCTCTGATCAATGCAATTCAGTCTTCCAGCCGTGAAACGGTTGAAGCCATCGCGAATATCTCCAGCGTCATGGAGGAGGTCGACGGCTATACCTCGGCAATCGCCTCTGCCGTTGACCAGCAAAGCACGGCAACCGAGGAAATCGCAAACAATGTGCAACAAGCCGCACAAAGCACCGCATCAGCCTCGGGGAACATGGGAGATGTTAGAGAGAAGGCGCAAATCACGACCCGATCGGCAGCGATCGTAAAAGGTGCTGCGGACGAACTGCAAAGCAGTACTCAGGATCTGCGTTCTCGCATTGAAACATTCCTCGAACGCGTGGCGTCATGA
- a CDS encoding class I SAM-dependent methyltransferase yields the protein MTRQKATQRQLKTTLALLDEVARALDADIAIELWDGTRVPLGSNSNPALTIRIADPGIIASLLRRPGLDRIIRPYIKGLIEIRGGTLYDVGLLFAFTPSRKRLKKIPKGTILAFLSAFLFAPGVDLDASRAFSGDESNHGKSRPKSDETEFIQFHYDVGNDFYELFLDERRLYSCAYFTDWNNALDQAQHDKLDMICRKLRLKPGERFLDIGCGWGALIFHAAEKYGVHAHGITLSEAQLAHVREQIKVKGLEDRVSVELKNYVDLEGPFDKIASVGMMEHVGEDNLDTYCAIINRLLVDKGLFLNHAISRKAKKGKRRFSSRPEQRALQKYIFPGGELIDLGRTIASLEQNKFEVMDVEGWREHYQRTTKLWLDRLEANRDKAVALVGEEVYRIWIAYLAGSSLAFLRGSARLYQVLVSKNPKGPANLPPSRSDLYR from the coding sequence ATGACAAGGCAAAAAGCAACACAACGGCAACTCAAGACAACACTGGCCCTTCTTGATGAGGTGGCCAGGGCACTCGATGCCGACATTGCCATTGAACTCTGGGACGGAACCCGAGTGCCACTTGGCAGCAATTCGAACCCGGCCCTCACGATTCGGATCGCCGATCCGGGCATCATTGCTTCGCTGCTGCGCCGCCCCGGCCTTGATCGCATCATCCGTCCCTACATCAAGGGTCTCATCGAGATCAGGGGGGGCACGCTCTATGATGTCGGCCTGCTGTTTGCCTTCACTCCCTCGCGCAAGCGCCTCAAAAAGATACCGAAGGGCACCATCCTGGCCTTCCTCTCCGCCTTCCTGTTTGCACCGGGCGTTGACCTTGATGCCAGCCGGGCCTTTTCTGGCGACGAGAGCAACCATGGCAAGAGCCGACCCAAGAGCGACGAGACCGAGTTCATCCAGTTCCACTATGATGTCGGCAACGATTTCTACGAGCTGTTTCTCGATGAACGGCGCCTCTACAGCTGCGCCTATTTCACCGACTGGAACAATGCGCTGGATCAGGCCCAGCATGACAAGCTGGACATGATCTGTCGCAAGCTACGGCTCAAACCCGGCGAGCGTTTCCTCGACATCGGCTGTGGCTGGGGTGCCCTCATCTTTCATGCTGCCGAAAAATACGGCGTGCATGCCCATGGCATAACCCTGTCCGAGGCCCAGCTGGCCCATGTCCGCGAACAGATCAAGGTAAAGGGTCTTGAAGACCGCGTCAGTGTGGAGCTCAAGAACTATGTCGATCTTGAAGGCCCCTTCGACAAGATTGCCTCGGTTGGCATGATGGAGCATGTCGGGGAGGACAATCTAGACACCTATTGCGCCATCATCAACCGCCTGCTCGTCGACAAGGGGTTGTTTCTCAACCACGCCATATCCCGCAAGGCCAAGAAGGGAAAGAGGCGCTTTTCCTCCCGCCCCGAGCAGCGCGCCCTGCAGAAATATATCTTCCCCGGCGGCGAGCTGATCGATCTGGGCCGGACCATTGCCAGTCTTGAACAGAACAAGTTCGAGGTGATGGATGTGGAGGGCTGGCGCGAGCATTATCAGCGGACCACCAAGCTCTGGCTCGATCGGCTGGAGGCCAACCGCGACAAGGCGGTGGCGTTGGTGGGGGAGGAGGTCTATCGCATCTGGATCGCCTATCTGGCCGGATCGTCCCTTGCCTTCCTGCGCGGCTCGGCCCGCCTTTATCAGGTGCTTGTCAGCAAGAACCCCAAGGGACCGGCAAATCTGCCGCCTAGCCGGTCCGATCTCTACCGTTGA
- the argE gene encoding acetylornithine deacetylase, translating into MSLTIEAPTLQHPALETAKAHLGALIGYDSVSSRSNRALIDYAAETLAKLGAEITILPNEEGTKANLIARFGPADVPGVVLSGHTDVVPANEETWVTPPFNADERDGRIYGRGACDMKGFDACVLATADAFAKADLKRPVYICFSYDEEVGCLGAPAVARWLAELDVPPELAIIGEPSEMKLITGQKGKIAMRARVKGTSGHSSFAPEHVNAVEYAARIIGTIAKRAERYQQEGPFDKDFTVPHATMLTTMISGGVATNVTPGNCSFTFELRSISGMDAEGDMQALLDGIDTDITAKMTARSETCGVTWERIFAYPAMGDARGTVGFERYAHLMTGWGGKVSYGSEGGVFETMGKIPAIIIGPGSIKQAHKPNEFIDIEQIEQCLGFLDDLTAELEKPL; encoded by the coding sequence ATGAGCCTCACCATCGAAGCCCCTACGCTCCAGCATCCTGCCCTTGAAACGGCAAAGGCGCATCTGGGGGCTTTGATTGGATATGATTCCGTATCCAGTCGTTCAAACAGAGCGCTTATCGACTATGCAGCCGAAACTCTCGCTAAACTGGGCGCAGAGATTACCATCCTGCCCAACGAAGAAGGCACCAAAGCCAATCTGATTGCGCGCTTTGGGCCAGCCGACGTCCCCGGCGTGGTTCTGTCCGGCCACACCGATGTTGTCCCGGCCAACGAAGAGACATGGGTAACGCCACCCTTCAACGCAGACGAAAGGGACGGCCGGATCTATGGCCGCGGCGCTTGCGACATGAAGGGCTTTGACGCCTGTGTCCTCGCTACGGCCGATGCTTTCGCCAAGGCCGATCTCAAGCGTCCGGTCTATATCTGCTTCTCCTATGACGAGGAAGTGGGATGTCTGGGCGCTCCGGCGGTTGCCCGTTGGCTGGCTGAGCTGGATGTTCCGCCGGAACTGGCCATCATCGGCGAGCCTTCCGAGATGAAGCTGATCACAGGTCAGAAGGGCAAGATTGCCATGCGGGCCCGTGTCAAGGGAACATCGGGACACTCCTCTTTTGCTCCTGAACATGTCAATGCGGTAGAATATGCCGCCCGGATCATCGGCACCATCGCCAAGCGCGCCGAGCGTTATCAGCAGGAGGGGCCGTTTGATAAGGACTTCACCGTCCCCCACGCCACCATGCTGACCACGATGATCAGCGGTGGTGTCGCCACCAATGTCACGCCGGGCAATTGCAGCTTCACCTTCGAGTTACGCTCGATCAGCGGCATGGATGCCGAAGGAGACATGCAGGCCCTGCTTGATGGCATCGATACCGACATCACCGCAAAGATGACAGCACGATCGGAAACCTGTGGCGTGACATGGGAGCGCATCTTCGCCTATCCCGCCATGGGAGATGCCCGTGGCACGGTCGGGTTTGAACGCTACGCCCACCTGATGACCGGTTGGGGCGGCAAAGTCTCCTACGGATCGGAAGGCGGCGTTTTTGAAACGATGGGCAAGATTCCTGCCATCATCATCGGCCCGGGCTCCATCAAGCAGGCTCACAAGCCCAATGAGTTCATTGATATCGAGCAGATCGAACAGTGCCTGGGCTTCCTTGATGACCTGACGGCCGAATTGGAAAAGCCGCTCTGA
- a CDS encoding tripartite tricarboxylate transporter permease produces the protein MAHDILYALQAVATWQNLLIMAAGIWGGVIIGAIPGMTGTMAVTLALPFTFYMEPVPSILLLVALYKGSTYGGSVSAILIKTPGTASAACTALDGYPLARQGKAGKALNMALYSSVIGDFISNLSLIFLAAPLAVLALRVGPPEYFMLMLFALTTVAGVSGGSLLLGLISALFGLLLATTGEDLYGSFRFAFTEDMQAGLSVAPVLIGLFALPELFKLIVFRAAHKNEAAKLGDQKVTRSEFMASLKTILRGSAIGAVLGAIPGIGPSAAAFFSYGEAQRTSKNGSNFGNGELEGIAASESANNGACGATMIPLLALGVPGDVITGVMLGAFMIQGLTPGPLLFQTNIHEVYMLFIGMLFSSVLLFFAGKVIMRAFSHVAHIPQSLLAPLVLLLCLFGIYSIASSMFDVAVLLIMGVTGFIMFLLNIPAAPFLIAFIIGPMIEENLRRALAISRGDPSVLISSPITMIFAVLIVLVVGLTVRREFLKSRNRKA, from the coding sequence ATGGCGCACGACATTCTTTATGCCCTGCAGGCGGTAGCAACCTGGCAGAACCTCCTGATCATGGCCGCAGGCATCTGGGGCGGTGTGATCATCGGGGCCATTCCCGGCATGACCGGTACGATGGCTGTTACCCTTGCCCTGCCCTTCACCTTCTACATGGAGCCGGTTCCGTCCATTCTGCTGCTGGTCGCCCTTTACAAGGGCTCGACCTATGGCGGCTCGGTTTCGGCCATTCTGATCAAGACCCCCGGCACCGCTTCTGCGGCCTGTACCGCCCTTGACGGCTATCCGCTTGCCCGTCAGGGCAAGGCGGGCAAGGCGCTCAACATGGCGCTTTATTCCTCGGTGATTGGCGACTTCATCTCGAACCTGTCGCTGATCTTCCTTGCCGCACCGCTGGCTGTTCTCGCCCTGCGCGTGGGGCCTCCTGAATATTTCATGCTGATGCTGTTTGCCCTCACCACTGTGGCTGGCGTTTCGGGTGGCTCCCTGCTTCTAGGCCTGATTTCCGCACTCTTCGGCCTGTTGCTGGCGACAACTGGTGAAGACCTTTACGGTTCCTTCCGCTTTGCCTTTACCGAAGACATGCAGGCTGGCCTGTCGGTTGCGCCGGTGCTCATCGGCCTGTTTGCCCTGCCCGAGTTGTTCAAGCTGATCGTCTTCCGCGCAGCCCACAAGAACGAGGCCGCCAAGCTGGGTGACCAGAAGGTGACCCGCAGCGAGTTCATGGCATCCCTCAAAACCATTTTGCGTGGGTCTGCCATTGGAGCCGTGCTTGGGGCCATCCCCGGCATCGGCCCTTCTGCCGCAGCCTTCTTCTCCTATGGTGAAGCTCAGCGTACCTCCAAGAATGGCAGCAATTTTGGCAATGGCGAGCTGGAAGGCATCGCCGCGTCGGAATCAGCCAATAACGGCGCATGCGGAGCAACCATGATCCCGCTGCTGGCACTGGGTGTCCCCGGCGACGTCATCACCGGCGTCATGCTTGGCGCCTTCATGATCCAGGGCCTGACCCCGGGGCCGCTGCTGTTCCAGACCAACATCCACGAGGTCTACATGCTGTTCATCGGCATGCTCTTCTCCTCGGTGCTGTTGTTCTTTGCAGGCAAGGTCATCATGCGGGCCTTCTCCCATGTTGCCCACATCCCTCAGTCCCTGCTGGCTCCGCTGGTCCTGTTGCTCTGCCTGTTCGGCATCTACTCGATTGCCTCCAGCATGTTCGACGTGGCCGTACTGCTGATCATGGGCGTCACCGGTTTCATCATGTTCCTGCTCAACATTCCTGCAGCCCCCTTCCTCATCGCCTTCATCATCGGGCCAATGATCGAGGAGAACCTGCGCCGCGCACTCGCTATTTCCCGTGGCGATCCGTCTGTTCTGATCTCATCGCCCATAACGATGATCTTTGCGGTGTTGATCGTCCTTGTTGTCGGGCTCACCGTCCGACGAGAGTTCCTCAAATCCAGAAATAGAAAGGCTTGA
- a CDS encoding tripartite tricarboxylate transporter TctB family protein produces the protein MHNSILRSPWFCGLVIIAFFAFVIFALIPVYVPRPAFIPGFAPPPDMWPRTISIIGVGLGILLFILALLGRMGESEAIESDGAPRTVQIIRFIGALVAFTAYVWLMPYVGFLIASMALTGAMILLTGERNHRFWILGLSLLGPILLQLIFHSALGTQFPVGILTKQFGF, from the coding sequence ATGCACAATTCCATTCTCCGTAGCCCCTGGTTTTGCGGGCTCGTGATTATTGCCTTTTTCGCCTTCGTCATCTTTGCCTTGATTCCGGTCTATGTGCCTCGCCCGGCTTTCATTCCCGGCTTTGCACCACCGCCCGACATGTGGCCGCGCACCATATCCATCATTGGCGTTGGCCTTGGTATCCTTCTCTTCATTCTGGCCCTGCTCGGTCGCATGGGAGAAAGTGAAGCGATCGAAAGCGATGGCGCACCAAGGACAGTCCAGATCATCCGTTTCATTGGCGCTCTGGTCGCCTTTACGGCTTACGTCTGGCTGATGCCCTATGTCGGCTTTCTCATTGCGTCCATGGCCCTGACCGGCGCGATGATCCTTTTGACCGGCGAGCGCAATCACCGCTTCTGGATCCTTGGACTGTCCCTGCTCGGTCCGATCCTGCTCCAGTTGATCTTCCATTCGGCGCTGGGAACCCAGTTCCCCGTTGGAATCCTGACCAAACAATTCGGCTTCTGA
- a CDS encoding tripartite tricarboxylate transporter substrate binding protein: MRKIISALAMATTLFTGAAMAEDSYPTQAVTLVIPYGPGGASDLAGRALAETAKTYLGQPITVVNKPGAGGMNGARSVAEGEPDGYTLLLARVGMALTPAVTPQATPKWDAYTFLAALEATPMILAVKGDSPYNSVEELLKAVKDSNGAMTYAASGATAIDGFTTQALLSDAGLDPLTAATLVPYKGGGALATALLGGHVDFLAVSAGSLIPHIESGDMKALMVFAPERMDKLPNVPTAAELGYKQAGQVTGWSALYAPKGLPENVVAKWNEVLGKVATDKTWLELAGRRGSISTVGKVDMTAYAKEQYELFNGLAKKFGYLPAN; encoded by the coding sequence ATGAGAAAAATTATTTCCGCCCTCGCGATGGCAACAACTCTTTTCACTGGCGCGGCTATGGCTGAAGACAGCTACCCGACACAAGCGGTTACCCTTGTCATTCCTTATGGCCCGGGTGGAGCATCCGACCTTGCCGGTCGTGCCCTTGCTGAAACCGCCAAGACCTATCTTGGTCAGCCGATCACCGTCGTCAACAAGCCCGGCGCAGGCGGCATGAACGGTGCCCGTTCCGTTGCTGAAGGTGAGCCCGATGGCTACACCCTGCTTCTGGCGCGTGTTGGCATGGCCCTGACCCCGGCAGTCACCCCGCAGGCTACCCCCAAATGGGATGCCTACACCTTCCTTGCTGCTCTGGAAGCAACGCCGATGATTCTCGCCGTGAAGGGTGATTCTCCTTACAACAGCGTTGAAGAGCTGCTGAAAGCTGTCAAAGACAGCAATGGTGCCATGACCTATGCTGCATCCGGCGCAACCGCGATTGACGGCTTCACCACTCAGGCACTGCTGTCTGATGCCGGTCTTGACCCGCTCACCGCAGCAACCCTGGTGCCTTACAAAGGCGGTGGCGCACTGGCTACTGCCCTGCTCGGCGGCCATGTCGACTTCCTTGCCGTCTCTGCCGGCTCTCTCATTCCGCATATCGAAAGCGGCGACATGAAAGCGCTGATGGTCTTCGCACCGGAACGCATGGACAAGCTGCCGAACGTCCCGACCGCTGCCGAACTCGGCTACAAGCAGGCCGGTCAGGTCACTGGCTGGAGCGCACTCTATGCTCCGAAGGGTCTGCCTGAAAACGTTGTTGCCAAGTGGAACGAAGTTCTGGGCAAAGTCGCAACCGACAAGACCTGGCTTGAACTGGCTGGCCGTCGTGGCTCCATCTCCACCGTTGGCAAGGTTGACATGACCGCCTACGCAAAAGAGCAGTATGAGCTGTTCAATGGCCTGGCCAAAAAGTTTGGCTACCTGCCAGCAAACTGA